In a single window of the Salvelinus namaycush isolate Seneca chromosome 18, SaNama_1.0, whole genome shotgun sequence genome:
- the LOC120063416 gene encoding tripartite motif-containing protein 35-like: MAESYLDSYLCCHICSETFREPVSLGCHHSFCSSCLDKFWDQTKNKNCPVCKRKSSKDHPNVNFQLKELSDKYTGREKAGEKDCVPDEDREVVCTKHTDEPKWFCEVEQRAVCHVCEFPSHHGHTVIPLEQAVKDLKEKLTSELDSLQSKQVKCKDIKKTYNKMCQYSKKQLVSTERQIRGEFEKLHQFLREEEEARLAALREEEEEKGKMIAREMKNIQDQISSLTESITAVKQELKKQGVPFLKKYKHTQTFSRAQYTLPDPQLVSGALIDVAKHLGNLQFRVWEKMQGIVKYTPVILDPNTANDWLSLSDDLTSVSQTDLTHQLPDNPERNIIYITVLGSEGFSSGKHSWEVEVGDHPHWYMGVAKETIKRQEKLQYFNPDFGAWLLMLTSGKYQINGGSLTLKKRPQRIRVQLDYDRGEVSFYDPKDMTHIYTFRDTFTERLYPYFFIGNGGDAGNTDIQICQSEVSLTVKSFQ, translated from the coding sequence ATGGCAGAGAGTTACCTGGATAGTTACCTGTGCTGCCATATTTGTTCAGAGACTTTCAGAGAGCCTGTTTCTCTGGGCTGCCACCACAGCTTCTGTTCCAGCTGTCTGGACAAATTCTGGGATCAGACCAAAAACAAGAACTGTCCGGTATGTAAGAGGAAATCTTCTAAGGATCATCCAAATGTTAACTTTCAGTTGAAGGAACTGTCTGATAAATATACCGGGAGAGAGAAAGCAGGGGAGAAAGACTGTGTTCCAGATGAAGACAGAGAAGTGGTTTGTACTAAACACACAGATGAACCTAAATGGTTCTGTGAAGTGGAACAGAGAGCTGTGTGTCACGTCTGTGAGTTTCCTTCACATCACGGACACACTGTCATTCCCTTAGAACAGGCAGTGAAAGACCTGAAGGAAAAACTAACCTCAGAATTAGACTCACTGCAGAGCAAACAGGTTAAATGCAAAGACATAAAGAAGACatacaacaaaatgtgtcaatactCCAAGAAGCAGCTGGTAtccacagagagacagatcagAGGGGAGTTTGAGAAGCTTCACCAGTTcctgagagaggaagaggaggccagaCTGGCAGcactgagggaggaagaggaggagaaggggaagaTGATTGCCAGAGAGATGAAGAACATTCAGGACCAGATCTCTTCTCTCACAGAAAGTATCACTGCTGTGAAACAGGAACTCAAGAAACAGGGAGTGCCATTTCTCAAGAAATACAAACACACCCAGACATTCTCCAGAGCCCAGTACACACTGCCGGATCCACAGCTGGTCTCAGGAGCACTGATAGACGTGGCCAAACACCTGGGCAACCTGCAGTTCAGAGTCTGGGAGAAGATGCAGGGGATTGTCAAATACACTCCTGTGATTCTGGACCCCAACACTGCAAACGACTGGCTGTCTCTGTCTGATGATCTGACCAGTGTGAGTCAGACAGACCTAACACATCAGCTCCCTGACAACCCAGAGAGGAACATCATTTACATCACAGTTCTGGGCTCTGAGGGGTTCAGCTCAGGAAAACACAGctgggaggtggaggtgggggacCATCCTCACTGGTATATGGGCGTGGCCAAAGAGACAATCAAAAGGCAGGAGAAACTACAATATTTTAACCCAGATTTTGGAGCCTGGCTTTTAATGCTGACGAGTGGTAAGTATCAAATTAATGGTGGGAGTCTCACACTGAAGAAGAGACCCCAGAGGATCAGAGTACAGCTGGACTATGACAGGGGAGAGGTGTCCTTCTACGACCCCAAAGACATGACACACATCTATACTTTCAGAGATACATTTACTGAGAGACTCTACCCATACTTCTTTATTGGAAATGGTGGTGATGCTGGCAACACTGATATACAGATCTGCCAATCAGAAGTGTCTCTAACAGTGAAGTCATtccagtga